One Xyrauchen texanus isolate HMW12.3.18 chromosome 26, RBS_HiC_50CHRs, whole genome shotgun sequence genomic window, CAGGCGAGTTAATGGTTATTTGTAGTAACAGGGAGCCAAATACAACTGACTTCCGGAAAAAGATAATAACCAATGTTATTTGAGGTTACAAACAAAACAGCAAGAGCCTGACCCACGACTGACAAAATGAAAAAGTGTTTGCGCGAGCAAAGGCAGAAGAATGAACATACTCGCGCGGCAGGTTTCCTCGCGCACAAAGGTTGCGCAGGGGGTTTCATGGTTTCATGCGCGCGAGTGTTTAAAACGAGAGCGCGGGTTCTTCCCGTTTCCTCGCGTGGCTTTAATCTATAGCGCATGCGAGAGTCAAAAATGCGGATTATTGGCGTTGAATTGCCGTcatatttatcacactaaaattatgttaacacgcataatgtttatgtcttgtggatgTACTTTTGAAATAgagagagtattttaacgtttacggattggttcctttcacttccattgaaagtgcctcaatggaacctggatttctactttttttttttttttttttttaaaggaaataattgatgtctaaattaatttatgtaatcagcattatgccacaatgtctgtatatctatctatttcTAACTGTAGGGGATTTATATGCGAGATATATACTTTAAAGCAATAGCAGTAAACCCAAACAAGTTTATCTTCTATATTTAGATGTCAAAGTCTACATTAAAAGGAACTGCTATTCTCTCTTACTGAAGCTCGCCCCGTCCGTGGAAACTACACCAGGCGTAGCCATTTGATGGCGGACGTTTCATATGGTCCTGCTTGTTTTCACTTCTTGTTTTGGTCCAACAGCCTTTTAAGATGAACCTGTGCAACAAAAAGTGTGTTAGTCACCTCAGTTagtcaaaaaaaaatgtatgttttacaaGTTATTTAACTTATAATAACATTCTGTCCTGGCATTTATTAATGGTGCTTGGTAGTTACTCGATACCACCGTCTTTAAACGTTCGTTGACTTAATTTCATAGTTAAAACAATTGTTATTCATCAAAATGTGTTCATTAGCTCGAAAACGAATAGATAGAGAAAACTATTTCCCATGCAAAACAACAGGTAAACGCACTTACCTCAACTTATTTACTTCGTTTTTGACTCACGGATGACAAAAACGGATTCAAGTGTCCGGTTTACGATTTCGGAACAGATGGAAGCCTCGTGCAAAACTTTGAGGTGCTCGAAATGGTTGTTTTTAGGACTTAAACGGGCCGGTCCGTGAGTAAATAGACAGTTGAATTGCACTGAAGCGTCCTCAGGACCCTCACTAAACAAGCGGAAGTGACGTTGTTGCTTAAAGTGTCTTGTCTAGAAGTCTCGCGAGAGAATTGTACGATGTTCTCACACGGCGTGTAttatgtttatttggagtcctacAGACACCCTACACATACCCTTACcctttaacctaaccctaacataaaccataatattaaatataacactAAACCTAATATTAGTAACAGCACAAGAGACTCTCGCGGGACTATAGCATCAGGATGGTTACCTCTATATACAACCGTCTGCACCGATCTGTCCTCTGTCCTGGGCTGCCTAAAGGGGGTGCTCAACTGCTCAGAAATATACGTCACTCCAGAAAAATCTTGGAGGCATATTCCGGGAATATTTTCTGTATCTTATTATTTGAATAACTGAATACTATGTACCTGAGATTGAAATTATACAATGCTGATTATTTGGAATTTTCTCTTGATGTTATGTTTGTTAATATgcagtttaaataataataataaaaaaaaaatattataccgtagttctctagctagcgtTATCACTGCTCTTCTTTGTGTAATTTAAGTGCCGATACAACAGTGTTGTTAGACCCTGCGCTTCTATCTATCGATGTGGATAAACATGATCGTCTCTGCTGCCTCTAACTCTGGAATATAATTTGCATCATAGAAAATGTCGGAGTTTGAGGTAATGTATTACTCCTACAACATAATTGTTTTGCCTTAAAACAACGTCACTTTGTTTTATTACgtttattagagaactgcttagcgtgaaataaacttcagttatctagcgatacagaatgttatggtaaaggaaagattagaatggtttttgatgatcaaatttagcatgaccataaatactgtattttattaacttgttttgtttccaaACAAACCAACGTCATGGTTTACATGGTCAACAACAATCGCTGTGCAAAGCTATTAAATTATGTATGCAGTTTTATAAAGGTGGAGGTAGATGGACTCCCTTAGCTGttataacaaagaaaataaaattacacgTTGCTTTCTGGTTACATTTGTATATGTTAACTACgtcattttaaaaagtttgaatatccactgatactattttagagagtggtctaaacaattaataatgtcATACCTGTCCaacaaagaagaagaaacatcatcatcactactCATCTTTTCCACCTTGTGTATGCCATACcaatgtttactctagttttttgCCTTAGCCagtctttctgtcttcttgcttcGGCCCTTTTGCACTTCTTCAGCAGTACAGCTACTTAATCTCCTGTTGTCTCTAATAAGTATGTTCCAGTATATTCTTATTGCTCTTCGCGTCACCAAACAACACTGCACTAAGCATAGCCCAATTCATCTACATCCTTGGCAGACAATGAGCCCAAGGATTATCTTCGACTTTTAAAGAAACACAGCGGAACATGTAATTGAAGGTGTGACCCACACATGTATAATAAAACCCCCTTTTTTTATAGTAAACTATGAGTAccgtcttcatctcatgtgtgtgtacaccattcagatcactcttaacaaaaacacaatacgttttttaatgtgtaaaacttttttaattggtCCcacattactgaatgcacctttaagctCAATAgaaagtatttgtggcataatgttgaacacaacaaaacattttttgactcgttcctccttttatATGTGGCACTTAATGGAACTGAATCGGGACAAAATGAAATAGGCtactctctgtttcaaaagtacaaccACAAGACAAAATATATGTGTGATATcacgattttagtgtgacaatatCACTTACGATCTCTTTCTGTGAAGAGTtgtatctaattttacaactttgttgccatgacagcgttgtcaacaaaccataaaaccctACAAAAACCTATTCAACCCTTAAATCAGGCCCGTTGCAGTCTAGTGGAAgggaaaaacatttagttttgcagtctagaaaaacatttagttttccCCCTCATTTAGTaattaattatgaggttcaaatacttcattttggtgacttTTTATGCACTAATATGTGCTGGATTAGCTTGTGCAGGTATCTTAACGAGCACGCAATGTTGTTAAATTGCTTACCAATATAACAACTGTACCCTGTTTGGCAGTCTTTTTGAACTtatgttcaatattctgcgacaatgacgctgctgcctgtttctcttccgtctctcctgctcttttcgcACTATACTCATGAGTCACTATCCATCTGGATGTCGTTGTCACCGACAGGCATCACTGATTTATTGCCGTAAAGTTTGACTTTCGACGTTCTgtttcgcagatgtaagggaccgtctgaaaactccactcactacgctaaaacatgggagatgtccactcattcattcaatttatggaggacaaaaccagcaaaataataaataaatacataaataaataaatgtaataataagaaaataaataaataaaggaataaatgtcttgataaaacaaatataatacgtttttaatgaaaattattcctaaatttatttttgtagactttatttcctttattaattattttctctttttatttgtattctttaaaacttttttattctttcatttgttttagttttttattattaattatttatgcattcatttatttttatatttatttattcccacctgtatttattttcatattatatatattcccacatgtatttatttttatatttattcttacatttctgtctcttgtatgataatgatgtgggcgagtcctgcttaccattggtttattgtagattgaagtgTGTGcttgattactcttgacttgttttgatgttttgtaGGTCATGGCCATAtcatgtaaactatagctatttgtggggctaaaaacataagagcttaagtcaatccaagatttattgtttatactacaatcacaaaataaatggggaactgtttcttcaacaaaaccataaaatgagcaagtttcataaatgatatgatttaaccttatgcttttcttttttttctgtgtatataacttcatattttgatgtccgcagatccataatattgttttctgttgttgtgattgttcattgtaaaagctacaaccatgcttcatttcccagatcgtttatgtatgtataagttctgcaataaaacaaatctgaaatgATGCTTcacacatatatctagagagttgcgcaacttgcgaatgaagcgaatgaaatcgataaccacgcatcaaatgactgttttcatttagagtagtggtgcttattgatggtttaggagagctaggccggtatgaatgtcgaagcacatcctggattgttagactctctgcaaaacttttccctgcatattctaaatctgtgcgagtcagtgggtactaaggtgggacgtccatcttatttgctcccgataagtactattgagctctcaaccaatgatgcactggagctacgtaaggaccgcctccctcatttccatgttgcacacagaaaattaaaaataaatatatgtataaataaataaatatatatgggaataaataaatgtaaacaataaatgaacacataaataaaaaatcaaaacaatgcaaaataaatgaataaataaaaataaagttaaaaataaatatagaaaataataaaggaataaagtcatacaataataaattcaagaatcaatttaattaaagactaattatatttgttttatcaagacatttattccttaatgtatttttttattattacatttattatttttgcaggtttgggcctccatatcaattcacgtgcaagttatacattatacattttaaaaaaaatacatttaaaaaaacagacagacatactacagCACAGACATACTACACGTgagattattataatattatcaaTTATATAAgcacgtgaattgaatgaatgagtggacatctcccatgttttagcgtagtgagtggagtttttagatggtcccttacatctgcgaaaccGAACGTCCGACGAATGTCGAACGTGAAACTAACTTTACCGCGCTCACAGATTTGGCTATGAGTGCATAACGGCAGTTGCTGCGCATGTAACTCCTGTATGGCAATTCTcgcaaacactcttacatattcgtGTCAGAGGCACGTATCAAAAATGGATGTACAAAATTCCCagatattgtaaaatgttaaaaaatattttcaaaaaaatgagaaaaaataaaatatatcttgatatattttgatgttttatttgtcaTGTATCAAAGAGATAATGAAACAAATCAGGataaatctagaacaggattcattgtTTTCACGCTGAATGTTCATTCAGCTGACcatcaaacacatattgagctacataaCACATAGGCTAATCTACACATGCGTAATGTATGTGTAACTTAAGTTTAGcttatgtgtaacttatgtgtattttctcaggcacttgttgAGTATTGATGGATGTACAACTTACATAATTTAAATAGTACCCAAATGACAATCATAgttttcatgtgttgtacttgctataagtTTACCtcgatgttgtttcttcatcaagtAGCAATGTcgaatcaagtcaatcactgaaacatctgtgccaccttgagtaagaaataacgtatatttttgtagttactgcattttcacaCAATGGTCACTCTGAATTTCAGCAAACGAGAAAAACATATTACGTCAAACAGTTCTCCGTCAAATTTTAGGTTCTTAATCTTGATCTCTCAATTTAatccatttcctttcatttcATTTTCCTTCTTGATATTATTTCTCATACTTGCATTTGTGGGGGCTCTGATTTGTGTTTGTAATTTTGCTTTAAGGCTGTAATTATAATTACTCTGAAAGTGTAAAGTTGTCAGGGCCTACTTCAATCTTAtgattataaataatgtttatcagtttatttatttttatatatatttcttataatGGGGAATATGTGTAAAATTGAGCTAAATTGGGTCTTATGATCTGGTCAATTACACCATGTCATGCCAATTAAATATATTCAATTAGTAGTCTGAGTAACCCCCCATACCAAATCCCAAATGCCCAACCATAGCAGCTGGCTGGAGCCGGCCCtgggtacagggggtggaatgagttCCCGGGTCTCTAAAAACCCGAGGTATGGCTTTAAGGGTTAAACAAATGTACtggtcaaataatacacaagttttaacagaataattaatgtaagtgcttttataaaatttcaaGCTTCCCATTTATGCCTTTacaccttccaaaaattggccacattcacttccattgaaagtgcctcactatCCTTGATTTGTGcatcttcttctttctttttttcttttaaagaaaacaaggaatgagtcgaaatacatttgtgtggtaatcaacattatgccacaaatactgctgACTGagtttaatttatattgaacccagaatatttctttaaacctttataaaataaataaataataaaattcaaGATTAGttgttgtatgtatatattttattgaaatcGTTCTTTAATGCATCCGTGGTTAAATCATATGACGGGTTAGATGCAAATTGTGGCATGTCATAAAGGACTATTGGTTTTTAAAAGCCACTTTTCTCATTATCTTGGCTATAAcctatttaatgctttattaagaTCAATAACTAATTTCACGCAGAGCTTATATAGTTCTATTCAAAGAGGAACAGAGTTTGAATGTTTATGCATGCACATGGCTTGTTGGGTTTCCAGGTTAGATTATGGTTCCAGGTAGGTTTATATCAATTATTCTTTGCAAATTGTGAAAGACACCTCTATTAAAGTGAGATATGGGGTTGTCTCTGTTCTACAGTATACTGAGATCCACTCCAGACACACaaagtcattctctctctcttccagatATTACCCTTTTCTCAAGCATTTTCTACAGACAGTTTTTAAACAGGGACTTTATTTTCTTGGAAATGTGTTAGTTTGGTTTTTCATAAATGTAATGAGTTAAATTAAAGCAATAATATATATCAAGGAAACAGATGAAATAAACTAACATTCTACTGCAATAACATTTCTATTGAAACTTTTGAGAATTTCTCTTTTGAAATTCACAGGCATAAACTAAACGGCAAGAGCCGCAGTGTACCACTGAGTCCATAAGCATAATTCTCTCTCTTGATTCCCCAACATCTGTATGCAAGAAATCAGACAGCACCAAGTCAAGTCAGGCTCTTTATTGTAACTGTACAAGTACAATATATTTTTAGTACTCCATAATGTTGTTGCATTGAACTAAAATATAGTTGCAGAAAAAAATACAGAAGTATATATAAAATTAGCTGATCTGTCTGGACTCTTTTTCCAGTTCATCTaccatattaatataaaaatgtaccatatatatttttttttatttatttatttttttttaagtgaaagatCAAGCCTCAGAAGCAATAGTTGTTCTCTCAAAGAATACATTTCACATCAGACCATAAGGCTGCTTAGGTAAGATTTCTGTTCGTTTATATTGCCCATTATAGAAAGCATGTGTTAGGTCTCTGAAATGCAGCTGGTATAATCaaatttattgaattaattatgtGACACACAGTGATACATCTGAtgttatatattgtaatatacaaCTTTCTAATCCAGCTTTTATACACTAAGCATGTTTAAATTACATGAAAAGCATGATGCACTCTGAATACTGATCCACAGTTGGCTATGCTACTCAGTCTATTAGGAATGTAAAGGGGTTAATCAATTGACAAAGGACGTTTTCAGAAAACGGCAATCACTTTTTCCAAGAGATGAAGTCGACATTTGGACTTTTGTGCTGCTAAATCAATCAAAAGTACTCATGCGGCATTAAGtactaaaaattatttttcatttagatttttaacAGGTATTGGGGTCCCATGTGAAAATCTGGTCAGGTGGTATTACAGGGGCAATGTAGCCTGGTAGGGGTTGGTAGGAGGGGTTAGGAGCCAGTCTTTCAAAGCAGTTCCACCTGTCTTCCCCATTCTTCTCACAGCACACATGGGGCATGGTCATGACTGAGTATTCTTCGATACAGAAATGGGATAGGGCAGTCTCCCActgcaaacacaaagaaaaatgcATGAGTTGAGAATATATTTAAATGGTCCTGCTTGTCTTACATCACTCTGTGTACTCACCACCTTGTTGGCACAGCAAAGGATCTGTTCATTCCCTTGAGCCACATCACCAAAGCAGCAATCACTAAACCATGCCTCTACTCTGTTTATTGCTTTTCCAGCACGACGAGTGTAAGCGTAACCTGAGGGAGGGAAATTGCTGGCAGGATATCTGAAGCGGCCATTGCCATGAAGACAGATCGCGTTTAGGTTATTCAACGAAGGTCTGGCTGGAGGAAAGTCTGATCCCAGCAGTACGTCAGGGTGAGTGTTCTGTCCCCCTGTATGAGGGAAGGGCaatatacattacatttatatttactcccttggcagacaattttatccaaagtggcttACGGTGCATTCAAGGAATgctttttatcagtttgtgtgttctttGGGAATCAAAGCCATTGCTAGTGCAATGCCCTACCAGTTGAGTCAAGGGCTCAAGAAATAAATATTCTGCAAAAATGTGCCATTAACAAGTAACATGCTATTCACAGCATACATGTGATTTCTAACGTTTTTAAGTGATCTTTTAAACATCGATAGCCtacgtttaaaaaaaattcaaaatctcCACGAAATGTATCAATTGGATCTTAAATGTGTTCTGAACGCAATCTAGCAGCGCAACGGTGGACATTCCTTATTAAATTGCTTAATACAGAGAAATAAATCCAATTCATGCAATGGGGTTAAGCTGAGGCAATTTACCAATTCCTCTAAATTAAAAAGGAAtagagtaaaatattgtaaatcgAAATATTGTGAAGCACATACCTCCCAATGAAGTTAGCTGAAGAATAAAAGTTGTGACAAGTGTGCTTTTCCAACCCATCTTTGCTTCTTTTCTTAAGTAAATAGAAAAATCTTCTTTCCAGTTTAGGGAATTTGCACTGTTGCTTTCAGTTTTGATGGGAATCGCAAGGCTCTGTCTATATTTAAAGGGTGGAACGGTATGGGAGGGGGTGAGTGTGATGATGGGTCAAGCAGAGTTTAAAGAAGTGAGACAAGGTCATCAGACTTTAATTGATATAAATTCCAGCATGATCTCAACTTCTATCAAAACAGTAGATAGTCAAACAAGAAAGGCTGACGTTCACCAAACTTCACTAAAGTTAAAATGAGGGTAAAACATGCTGATATCAAAGTCATGCACAGGCTTTCTTTCAAATTTCATTGTTGTAAGTTTCAGTGTTAAGCCTTGTGCTGATCGAAAGGGCCAGAAAGGATGGTAAGATTTTATTATAATCCTTAGTACATATAAAAAGAAAAGACTTTTATGATTTCAACAAAGTTCACTAAAGTTATAAGCAATGAAAGCCATGATCACTGTCATGTCACAGAGtaaattgtgttttattgtggACAAAGTAAAATGATAAAAGTTTTTTCCcaagttttttaattgttatatattgtttgtttgtcaAAGAAAAAGATgggaaaaaataaacactttttaatGATTGTTTAAATAATATCGATGCTTAATATTCATTCATAACATCACCATCAAAAATAAACATCACCACAATATCAACAAGATATGAACTCTCCACCACAGCCACACTATTGTTGGAAGGTCATCAGTAATTCATACTTGTTTAAAAACATGCAAGTGCAACATTTTCTCCAGAAATTAGTACATGAACAgaaacatcttattttgtgtttactccatTAAATgaactgttttgttttattcagttggaAGGAATTTCCTTTGTGTTGTCTCTATTAAACTCTATTAAATTAAGGTCAAACGGTACAAAAGCAGACCAAAAACATCTCATGTCACAAATATGCAGCAATGAGGTAATATAGATTTTCTCAgtactaacttcacttttcataatccattaaaaaaataaaatggcctCAAGGTCATTTTTATTGGATGTTTAAAGTCAGTCCAGTCACACTTTTTATTagatggccttaactactatgccctaacattaaatacatacaatactatgtatttactgtgtaacttcaagttgttctgcaaaatgcccacatttgctgctacttaGTTTGaggtatggttagggttaggattaggggctAGAggtaggttttggggtaagggtagtgttagggttaggggtaaagttaactgtgtaactacaaatgtaataaaatgcaaGTAATTTCAATTGaattacaatgcaaaaacatgtatgtacagaataagtacattgtatcaaatggttaattACATAGTAATTAAGGCTACGTAATAGTAGGTCCGTCAGTTCACACATGTACCTTGGCAGACTAACCCACATGTGTTGTTCATAAAAttaacatgttccactaacattaaaataaacatgttccactaagttAGACAACTAAAAAGTGGTCAAATACTTTTGTCCTAACTGTGAACActatattatttcataatttgtaaCCTACAGTAACAAAGAAAAAATGTTCTCAcctttttcaccccaatttggaatgaccgtggtggtgtagtgactcgcctcaatccggatggcggaggactaatctcagtttcctccacgtctgagaccgtcaatctgcacattttatcatgtggcttgttgagcgctttaccgcagagacatagcgcgtgtggaggcttcaagctattctctgcggcatcgaTGCACAAGTCACCACGTGCaccactgagagcaaaccacattatagcgaccacgaagaggttaacccaacgtgtctacccaccctagcaaccgggccaatttggttgcttaggagactggctggagtcactcagcacaccctggattaaaattcgtgactccaagggtggtagtcagcgtctttactcgctgagctacccaggcccccctcagTAAACAAacgttttttaaatgaatgtcacttggtttgatatttagttatactgtatattgcaaagCATTCATACATTATTTTAGGGGccaccagggttgggagggttacttttaaaaagtattccactaaagattacagaatacaggctgtaaaatgcaaattataacatattacatattataacagtaacgtaatctaaataatttggattacttcttcagcactggtagattttttgtcacttattttgactataaaaaaatctgccagtacagtaagacaaaatacacatttatctGAAATAAGCCTAAATCTActcagtgttgcttctaaaagaAGATAaagcaaatgtatcttgtttaaaggattttttttatatgtttacaacaacaacaaaaaaaacaatacaaaaattctaTTTAAATTGTTTCTGGTTTATAGATGTGCTGGAATTGTTTCACAGAGCCTATACTCTCACATCAGTTTCACCAATTGCTGATAATGTCGAAAGTAATCAGCAATTTTATTTTACTCATGCAGGTTTATCTTATCTGAACTTTTGCCAGGTTTCCAGTATTCTAAATGTAAGAAACAAACAGGTGTTGTGATTGTTTAGGCAGGATGTAAGACTTAGCAGGCAATATCTAAAAGATTGCATAGTTAAGCAGCACACTGCACAGAAATGTGTTGTATCAGCTGAAACTGGTTTTCTTACCGTGATACCAATAGGAATTCCTGAGGGTGAAATGGTCACAGATCATTCTTATC contains:
- the LOC127620367 gene encoding extracellular matrix protein 1-like: MGWKSTLVTTFILQLTSLGGGQNTHPDVLLGSDFPPARPSLNNLNAICLHGNGRFRYPASNFPPSGYAYTRRAGKAINRVEAWFSDCCFGDVAQGNEQILCCANKVWETALSHFCIEEYSVMTMPHVCCEKNGEDRWNCFERLAPNPSYQPLPGYIAPVIPPDQIFTWDPNTC